In a genomic window of Alphaproteobacteria bacterium:
- a CDS encoding DUF5131 family protein, which translates to MAESKIEWTDATWNPVAGCSQASAGCTNCYAMQMARRLEAMGVEKYEGLTRKSGKRTLWRGIVRQDYDALDIPYRWKKTRKIFVNSMSDLFHAKVSDKFILAVWNVMRETPHHHYQILTKRPDRMKHALETLISDVLPNVWLGTSVEDANVIERIDYLRQVRAKIRFISFEPLIGSVGSVDLTGIHWAIVGGESGTAARPIKEEWIDEIHAQCLEYETAFFFKQWGTWGKDNKKRSKKANGREYRGKTWDEMPDVHHQHAA; encoded by the coding sequence ATGGCAGAATCAAAAATTGAATGGACAGATGCAACGTGGAACCCGGTGGCCGGCTGCTCTCAAGCCAGCGCCGGTTGCACGAATTGCTATGCGATGCAGATGGCCCGCCGCCTAGAAGCAATGGGTGTTGAAAAATACGAGGGGCTGACGCGAAAGAGTGGCAAACGCACACTTTGGCGCGGAATCGTTCGGCAGGATTATGACGCGCTCGACATTCCTTATCGCTGGAAGAAGACGCGCAAGATTTTCGTGAACTCTATGAGCGATCTTTTTCATGCGAAGGTGAGCGATAAGTTCATTCTCGCCGTCTGGAATGTCATGCGTGAAACACCGCATCACCACTATCAAATCCTCACAAAGCGGCCTGATCGCATGAAGCACGCTTTGGAAACGCTCATAAGCGACGTTCTACCGAATGTATGGCTAGGAACAAGTGTCGAAGATGCCAATGTCATCGAACGGATCGACTACCTGCGACAGGTTCGTGCAAAGATCAGATTTATTTCATTCGAGCCGCTGATCGGATCGGTTGGATCGGTTGATTTGACCGGGATTCACTGGGCGATTGTTGGCGGCGAAAGCGGCACAGCAGCGCGTCCGATCAAAGAGGAATGGATCGACGAAATTCACGCACAATGCCTCGAATACGAAACAGCCTTTTTTTTCAAGCAATGGGGAACTTGGGGCAAGGACAACAAGAAACGTTCCAAGAAGGCCAATGGCCGAGAGTATCGCGGCAAGACATGGGATGAAATGCCGGACGTGCATCATCAGCATGCCGCTTAA
- a CDS encoding three-Cys-motif partner protein TcmP: MVSKAYDWNGGAELDEHTKRKHKVLREYFREYLVTRCQVRHQERFRLAVIDGFAGAGRYKCGTAGSPLIFLETLDQAAREINVHRAAEGARPIQIECFAMFNDADVTAIAALRTHTAGLLEGIRAENQHLHIQVEYFEDDFETLYPRIKSFLSEGRYQNVLFNLDQYGYSKVNPVLLNDIMGTWASAEIFLTFAIKTLLTYFPTDEAKNRLLADQPELKKEIYAFLHDGGTTINKREWLGVAEQIVYDQLKLVAPFVSTFSIHNPDGWRYWLIHFANRARARQVYNDILHENSTSQAHFGRSGLNMLSFNPAEEGMLYLFTDEAREQAIKQLHEDIPNTILEHGDSLGVEEFHLSVYKETPAHSRDIHQVLIDNDDLEVLTPTGGERRTAHTIKTGDTIRLKRQRSFFPMFPKKS, translated from the coding sequence TTGGTCAGTAAGGCTTATGATTGGAATGGCGGTGCGGAGCTTGACGAGCACACGAAGCGAAAGCACAAAGTCCTTCGAGAGTATTTTCGGGAATACCTTGTTACGCGTTGTCAGGTACGCCATCAGGAACGCTTCCGGTTAGCGGTCATAGACGGTTTTGCAGGCGCAGGTCGGTATAAATGCGGGACTGCCGGGTCACCGCTGATTTTTCTGGAGACGCTCGATCAAGCAGCCCGCGAGATCAATGTTCATCGCGCTGCCGAAGGGGCACGCCCTATCCAGATCGAATGTTTTGCCATGTTCAATGATGCGGATGTGACTGCTATAGCGGCGCTGCGCACCCATACAGCGGGGTTGCTCGAAGGCATCAGAGCAGAAAATCAGCACTTGCATATTCAGGTGGAGTATTTCGAGGACGATTTCGAAACGCTCTATCCGCGTATAAAGTCATTCCTGTCCGAGGGACGCTATCAGAATGTTCTCTTTAATCTCGACCAGTACGGATACTCGAAGGTTAATCCGGTGCTGCTCAATGATATCATGGGGACTTGGGCATCTGCGGAAATATTTCTCACCTTTGCTATCAAAACACTCCTGACCTACTTCCCGACCGATGAAGCGAAAAACAGACTCCTTGCCGATCAACCCGAGTTGAAGAAAGAGATTTATGCTTTTCTCCACGACGGCGGGACTACCATCAATAAGCGAGAATGGCTTGGTGTTGCTGAGCAGATTGTATATGACCAGCTTAAGCTGGTTGCGCCATTTGTCAGTACGTTTTCAATCCACAACCCGGATGGCTGGCGCTACTGGCTGATCCATTTCGCCAATCGTGCACGCGCACGCCAAGTTTATAATGACATCCTGCACGAAAACAGTACATCGCAGGCGCATTTCGGGCGTTCGGGATTGAACATGCTTTCATTCAACCCTGCCGAGGAAGGAATGCTTTATCTGTTTACGGATGAAGCACGCGAGCAGGCAATCAAGCAGCTACATGAGGACATTCCGAATACAATTCTGGAGCACGGGGACTCTCTCGGAGTCGAAGAATTTCATTTAAGTGTTTACAAGGAAACGCCCGCGCATAGCCGCGATATCCATCAAGTTCTCATCGACAATGATGATCTCGAAGTGCTGACCCCGACAGGCGGAGAGCGCCGCACGGCCCATACGATCAAGACGGGTGATACGATCCGTTTGAAGCGCCAACGCAGCTTTTTTCCAATGTTTCCGAAAAAAAGCTGA
- a CDS encoding DUF262 domain-containing protein has protein sequence MKAGPVTVRQLLENRQRFCVPIYQRHYVWTRDKQWEPFWNDVRTKAIERLNGRERRFSHFMGAVVLEARGSVSSRQVTSFQVVDGQQRLTTFQLYLAAARDYAKQAGFEGTVGLIEGYLFNEKEHLMEDPEVERFKVWPTKFDRGLFQDIVTIGRTELRKKYRVHFYKGRDNIYDYSTVPKLLGAYGYFFDRIKHAVESDDLEDDFAETTELDEQDEDSETETEGALEAKDQDKAAMELRLDALWEALIEEFKVVEITLEDGDDAQVIFETLNERGEPLLAADLVRNNIFHRADARREKAEKLFEKYWKDFEDPFWSEMEKQGRYKKARIEFFLSNFIAGKVAGEVTLSKLFSEYKAFIKIQAGKPHGGYPTVEAELQDLGAYGRLYRRLLERDEGDPLGQFAKLLHPWDVTTVYPLVLRLWAEEELGDEEKNECLSILLTFIVRRAVCGLTTKNYNKFFLSALRHLEAKGFSRHNLANFLTAQNSESARLPTDTEFESAWLSAPMYGRRLTPLRVRAVLEAIEREKRQKFHETDQLGADLSVEHVLPTEWEEHWPLPDGTQPTSDETFQAMFASEENDTRVGQIVRRRRLLNTFGNLTVLTKPLNSSVSNGPYESKRAALSDHSLLVMNREITKIEDWNEAEIEARGKKLLEIARGLWPYPTSTTS, from the coding sequence TTGAAAGCAGGCCCGGTCACAGTCCGACAGCTGCTAGAGAACCGTCAGCGGTTCTGTGTGCCGATATATCAACGCCACTATGTTTGGACTCGGGACAAGCAATGGGAACCTTTCTGGAACGACGTACGAACGAAAGCTATTGAGCGTCTGAACGGTCGAGAGCGACGCTTTTCTCACTTCATGGGAGCTGTCGTTCTTGAAGCCCGTGGATCGGTATCCTCCCGACAAGTGACCTCATTCCAAGTAGTGGACGGCCAACAGCGCTTGACTACCTTTCAGCTTTATCTGGCGGCGGCAAGAGACTACGCAAAGCAGGCAGGGTTTGAAGGCACCGTAGGTCTCATAGAGGGTTACCTATTCAATGAGAAAGAGCACCTCATGGAAGACCCGGAGGTTGAGCGATTCAAAGTCTGGCCGACAAAATTCGATCGTGGCCTATTCCAAGACATTGTAACCATCGGAAGGACAGAGCTCCGCAAGAAGTATCGCGTGCATTTTTACAAGGGCCGCGACAACATTTACGATTACAGCACTGTGCCAAAGCTGCTTGGAGCTTACGGGTATTTCTTCGACCGCATCAAGCACGCCGTGGAAAGCGATGATCTTGAGGACGATTTTGCCGAGACCACCGAACTCGACGAACAAGATGAAGACAGCGAGACTGAGACTGAAGGCGCTCTAGAGGCTAAAGATCAAGATAAAGCGGCGATGGAACTGCGGCTAGATGCTCTATGGGAAGCCCTAATTGAAGAATTCAAGGTCGTTGAAATCACGCTGGAAGATGGTGATGACGCGCAGGTTATCTTCGAAACGCTCAATGAGCGAGGCGAACCTCTGCTTGCAGCTGATCTAGTGCGAAACAACATTTTCCACCGTGCCGATGCCCGACGCGAGAAAGCGGAGAAGCTATTCGAAAAATACTGGAAGGATTTTGAAGACCCCTTCTGGAGCGAGATGGAAAAGCAGGGCCGCTATAAGAAGGCCCGCATTGAATTCTTTCTCTCCAATTTCATCGCGGGAAAAGTCGCCGGAGAAGTGACACTCTCCAAACTATTCAGTGAGTACAAAGCCTTCATTAAGATACAGGCTGGCAAGCCGCACGGCGGATATCCAACCGTGGAGGCTGAGCTTCAAGACCTCGGTGCGTATGGAAGACTGTACCGGCGACTGTTGGAGCGCGATGAAGGCGATCCGCTCGGACAATTCGCTAAGCTGCTTCATCCTTGGGACGTAACAACTGTCTACCCTCTTGTGCTTCGATTGTGGGCGGAAGAAGAGCTAGGGGATGAAGAGAAAAACGAATGTCTTTCGATTCTGCTGACCTTTATCGTCCGCCGGGCCGTCTGCGGGCTTACGACCAAAAATTACAATAAGTTTTTCCTGTCTGCACTTCGCCATTTGGAGGCAAAGGGATTTTCGCGACACAACCTAGCAAACTTCCTTACGGCCCAGAATTCTGAAAGCGCGCGCCTCCCAACTGATACAGAATTCGAGAGCGCGTGGCTCTCCGCTCCTATGTACGGACGCCGACTGACACCGCTGCGCGTCCGAGCCGTGCTAGAAGCAATAGAGCGCGAAAAGCGGCAGAAATTCCACGAAACAGATCAGCTTGGTGCTGATTTGTCAGTAGAACATGTCTTGCCTACAGAATGGGAAGAGCACTGGCCACTTCCCGACGGTACGCAACCGACGAGTGACGAAACGTTCCAAGCGATGTTCGCAAGTGAAGAGAACGATACCCGAGTCGGGCAAATTGTGCGACGGCGGCGTTTGTTGAATACATTCGGAAACCTGACCGTTCTAACCAAACCGCTGAACAGCAGTGTCAGCAACGGACCTTACGAATCCAAACGTGCTGCGCTCTCTGACCATTCATTGCTTGTAATGAACCGTGAAATCACAAAAATTGAAGATTGGAACGAGGCGGAGATCGAAGCGCGAGGGAAAAAGCTGCTTGAAATCGCGCGAGGGCTTTGGCCTTATCCGACTTCGACCACTTCGTGA